In a genomic window of Streptomyces sp. SJL17-4:
- the treY gene encoding malto-oligosyltrehalose synthase, with translation MTSSPALSALPTATYRLQLQPEFPFAAAERAVPYLAGLGVSHLHLSPVLEAVPGSAHGYDVTDHRSVRAELGGEDGLRALAATARAHGLGLVVDLVPNHMAASPRHNHALRAVLRDGPDSPYARWFDIDWRAGDGRLLLPVLPARLPEVRDRLRVSGGALHLDGQEFPLRPGTEGLPLDELLDAQWYRLGWWRLARTELGYRRFFTVSELIGVRVEDPEVFAASHGKIVELVRDGVIEGLRIDHPDGLADPQGYLEDLAAATGGRCWTVVEKILTGPEALPTAWPVAGTTGYDALRHLDGVFTDPEGAAELADVYREFVGKAADRGGRWEATERRAAYEVVGHDLAAETAALTRMAERICAADPTLRDHAPWALRTAIGELLVRVPVYRPYRTGGEQVLTPEAARGAKAAFAVPEEATAVDVVRDLALGALGDGPEHRAFRARFAQTSSALRAKSVEDRAFYRYTPLLSANEVGGDAGRPAVPAEEFHAYCLRIARDWPGTGTVLSTHDTKRSSDVRAAIAVLSQCPEVWAELLGEVAGVPAPDAHVAWTAWQTAFGFGSPDADRLTPAILKSVREAGLRTSWTEPDAEYERAVAEFAAAGPGRIPLRGASEAAFALEPHIRAHALGVLLAQLTMPGVPELYQNTEREYRALVDPDNRAPFAVGADDDRTALVRAALRLRRERPEAFGAGGTYEPLRAEGPAAAHCLAFARSGEVVTAVTRLPLRLARSGGWQDTELVLPDGRWEDLLDGVREFTGGPASETKAAELFAERPVALLARIHG, from the coding sequence ATGACCTCCTCCCCGGCCCTTTCCGCGCTTCCCACCGCCACCTACCGGCTCCAGCTCCAGCCGGAGTTCCCGTTCGCCGCCGCCGAACGGGCCGTGCCGTACCTCGCGGGCCTCGGGGTCTCGCACCTCCATCTCTCCCCGGTCCTGGAGGCGGTCCCCGGCTCGGCCCACGGGTACGACGTCACCGACCACCGGTCCGTACGGGCCGAACTCGGCGGCGAGGACGGGCTGCGGGCCCTCGCCGCGACCGCGCGGGCGCACGGGCTCGGTCTCGTCGTCGACCTGGTGCCCAACCACATGGCGGCCTCCCCCCGGCACAACCACGCGCTGCGCGCCGTCCTGCGCGACGGTCCGGACTCCCCGTACGCCCGCTGGTTCGACATCGACTGGCGGGCGGGGGACGGCCGACTGCTGCTTCCGGTGCTCCCCGCGCGGCTCCCCGAGGTGCGGGACCGACTGCGGGTCTCCGGCGGGGCGCTGCACCTGGACGGGCAGGAGTTCCCCCTGCGCCCCGGCACCGAGGGGCTGCCGCTCGACGAGCTGCTCGACGCCCAGTGGTACCGGCTCGGCTGGTGGCGTCTCGCCAGGACCGAGCTCGGCTACCGCCGGTTCTTCACCGTCTCGGAACTGATCGGCGTGCGGGTGGAGGACCCGGAGGTGTTCGCGGCGAGCCACGGGAAGATCGTCGAGCTGGTACGGGACGGGGTGATCGAGGGGCTGCGCATCGACCACCCGGACGGCCTCGCCGACCCGCAGGGCTACCTGGAGGACCTGGCGGCGGCGACCGGCGGGCGCTGCTGGACGGTGGTCGAGAAGATCCTCACGGGTCCCGAGGCGCTGCCGACCGCCTGGCCGGTCGCCGGCACCACGGGGTACGACGCCCTGCGGCACCTCGACGGGGTGTTCACGGACCCGGAGGGGGCCGCCGAACTGGCCGACGTGTACCGCGAGTTCGTCGGCAAGGCGGCGGACAGGGGCGGGCGCTGGGAAGCGACCGAGCGGCGGGCCGCGTACGAGGTGGTCGGCCACGACCTGGCCGCCGAGACGGCCGCGCTCACCCGGATGGCGGAGCGGATCTGCGCCGCGGACCCCACGCTGCGGGACCACGCCCCCTGGGCGCTGCGCACCGCGATCGGCGAACTCCTCGTCCGGGTCCCGGTGTACCGCCCCTACCGGACCGGCGGCGAGCAGGTGCTGACCCCGGAGGCCGCGCGGGGCGCGAAGGCCGCCTTCGCGGTGCCGGAGGAGGCCACGGCGGTCGACGTCGTACGGGACCTGGCGCTCGGCGCGCTCGGTGACGGACCCGAACACCGGGCGTTCCGGGCCCGGTTCGCGCAGACCTCGTCCGCCCTGCGGGCCAAGTCGGTGGAGGACAGGGCCTTCTACCGCTACACGCCGCTGCTCTCGGCGAACGAGGTGGGCGGCGACGCGGGCCGCCCGGCCGTGCCGGCGGAGGAGTTCCACGCGTACTGCCTGCGGATCGCCCGGGACTGGCCGGGCACCGGCACCGTGCTGTCCACGCACGACACCAAGCGCAGCTCCGACGTCCGGGCGGCGATCGCGGTGCTCTCGCAGTGCCCGGAGGTGTGGGCGGAGCTGCTCGGGGAGGTCGCGGGGGTGCCCGCGCCCGACGCGCACGTGGCCTGGACGGCCTGGCAGACCGCCTTCGGCTTCGGGTCCCCGGACGCGGACCGGTTGACCCCCGCGATCCTCAAGTCGGTACGGGAGGCGGGTCTGCGGACCAGCTGGACCGAACCCGATGCCGAGTACGAGCGCGCGGTGGCCGAGTTCGCGGCGGCCGGCCCCGGCCGCATCCCGCTGCGGGGGGCGTCGGAGGCGGCCTTCGCCCTGGAGCCGCACATCCGGGCGCACGCGCTCGGGGTGCTCCTCGCGCAGCTGACGATGCCGGGAGTGCCGGAACTGTACCAGAACACGGAGCGGGAGTACCGGGCCCTCGTCGACCCGGACAACCGGGCCCCGTTCGCGGTCGGGGCGGACGACGACCGTACGGCTCTGGTGCGCGCGGCCCTCCGGCTGCGCCGCGAGCGCCCGGAGGCCTTCGGCGCCGGGGGCACGTACGAGCCGCTGAGGGCCGAGGGTCCGGCCGCCGCCCACTGCCTGGCCTTCGCCCGCTCGGGCGAGGTGGTGACGGCGGTGACCCGGCTGCCGCTACGGCTCGCGCGGTCGGGTGGCTGGCAGGACACGGAGCTGGTCCTGCCGGACGGCAGGTGGGAGGATCTCCTGGACGGGGTAAGGGAGTTCACGGGAGGGCCGGCCTCCGAGACGAAGGCGGCGGAGCTCTTCGCGGAGCGGCCGGTGGCCCTGCTCGCCCGGATCCACGGGTGA
- a CDS encoding cytochrome P450, giving the protein MSHEQNREPGRGIGNDRPEVPPGDPWTRLPSMAPATAPSGGRAGEDRAREGADAVVRGGLAPLAARVRTEPGGGGAPGSRVVAPSPLDPGASRDPHGIHRALREEFPLTYDPLLRAWVLSRYADVATALTDSRFTHGHRPGDPPCARAHVDVDMAALRSVAERTAYVLARRIAERPQADLVADFCHWLPAGTVAAAVGVPYRDMMRLVRGRAAGALAGECGAQIAVREKALASFLGNVLADPDQVAALRDAPAGLVGRAWAESLRRDPPVQIAVRRTGAEVRVSGGVIPAGASVALLVGSAGRDPERFREPDRFDPLRDDPGQLTYGSGFCPAVVLAGLEAEYALRALFAAMPRLRLADGFRPTATGLITRAPRSLIVRPGG; this is encoded by the coding sequence ATGAGCCACGAGCAGAACCGCGAGCCGGGCCGAGGCATAGGGAACGACCGGCCGGAGGTGCCGCCCGGGGACCCCTGGACCCGGCTGCCGTCCATGGCGCCGGCGACGGCCCCGTCCGGCGGCCGGGCGGGTGAGGACCGGGCGCGTGAGGGCGCGGACGCCGTGGTGCGGGGTGGTCTCGCGCCGCTGGCCGCGCGGGTGCGGACCGAGCCCGGGGGCGGGGGCGCGCCCGGGTCCCGGGTCGTCGCGCCGAGCCCCCTCGACCCCGGTGCCTCGCGCGACCCGCACGGGATCCACCGGGCCCTGCGCGAGGAGTTCCCGCTCACGTACGACCCGCTGCTGCGGGCCTGGGTGCTCAGCCGGTACGCGGACGTGGCCACCGCCCTCACCGACAGCCGGTTCACGCACGGGCACCGGCCCGGCGACCCGCCGTGCGCGCGGGCCCATGTCGACGTCGACATGGCGGCCCTGCGCTCGGTCGCCGAGCGGACGGCGTACGTCCTGGCCCGCCGGATCGCCGAGCGGCCACAGGCCGACCTGGTCGCCGACTTCTGCCACTGGCTGCCCGCCGGAACCGTCGCCGCCGCCGTCGGCGTCCCCTACCGCGACATGATGCGGCTCGTCCGCGGCCGGGCCGCCGGAGCCCTCGCGGGGGAGTGCGGCGCGCAGATCGCCGTACGGGAGAAGGCCCTTGCCTCCTTCCTCGGCAACGTCCTGGCCGATCCCGACCAGGTCGCCGCCCTCCGCGACGCCCCCGCCGGGCTGGTGGGCCGGGCCTGGGCGGAGTCGTTGCGCCGGGACCCGCCGGTGCAGATCGCCGTGCGCCGTACCGGCGCCGAGGTCCGGGTCAGCGGTGGCGTGATTCCGGCGGGCGCGTCCGTCGCCCTGCTCGTCGGCTCGGCCGGCCGCGACCCGGAGCGCTTCCGGGAGCCCGACCGGTTCGACCCGCTGCGCGACGACCCGGGGCAGCTCACGTACGGCTCCGGCTTCTGCCCGGCCGTCGTCCTCGCCGGACTCGAAGCCGAGTACGCCCTGCGCGCCCTGTTCGCGGCCATGCCCCGGCTCCGGCTCGCCGACGGTTTCCGGCCCACCGCGACGGGACTGATCACCCGGGCGCCGCGCAGTCTGATCGTCCGGCCGGGGGGCTGA
- a CDS encoding helix-turn-helix domain-containing protein: MARPRSFDRDHVLHAAERQFRTTGYSGTSVDDISAATGLGRGSLYAAFDGKHGVLLQAMAGYSARLGQFAPEALAGPDEGALERLRGFLLYAVDGVPLADDVPPAPDRAAAACFAAKMALELGASDPEVERLANDCFSVVATAVAECVRAAQRNGDIDPDADPDDLGYLLLTIVRGIDVVGASGHSPARLTSIAESAFALLPRPRHR; this comes from the coding sequence ATGGCGAGACCACGAAGCTTCGATCGCGACCACGTCCTCCATGCCGCCGAGCGACAGTTCCGCACGACGGGCTACAGCGGCACGAGCGTCGACGACATCAGCGCCGCCACCGGCCTGGGCCGCGGCAGCCTCTATGCCGCGTTCGACGGCAAGCACGGCGTGCTGCTGCAGGCGATGGCCGGGTACTCCGCCCGGCTGGGGCAGTTTGCGCCGGAGGCGCTCGCCGGACCGGACGAGGGCGCCCTGGAACGACTGCGCGGGTTCTTGCTCTACGCCGTCGACGGGGTGCCGCTCGCCGACGACGTACCCCCCGCCCCCGACCGGGCGGCGGCGGCCTGCTTCGCCGCCAAGATGGCCCTGGAGCTCGGCGCCTCCGACCCTGAGGTGGAACGCCTGGCCAACGACTGCTTCTCCGTGGTCGCGACGGCGGTGGCCGAGTGTGTGCGAGCGGCGCAGCGCAACGGCGACATCGACCCCGACGCGGATCCCGACGACCTTGGGTACCTTCTGCTGACCATCGTCCGCGGGATCGATGTCGTAGGCGCGTCCGGCCACAGTCCCGCCCGCCTGACCTCGATTGCGGAGAGCGCGTTCGCATTGTTGCCTCGCCCGCGCCACCGCTGA
- a CDS encoding NAD(P)/FAD-dependent oxidoreductase: MAVTTPAYASDALAEGTVDAVVIGGGAAGLNGALILARSRRSVVVIDSGSPRNAPAEAVHGLIALDGTPPPEILRRGREQVRQYGGRVVFGEVVSAESTAPSADGDLRFTVTLADGRSITARRILVATGLTDVLPEVPGLAAHWGHSVVHCPYCHGWEVRDEPIGILATGPVSIGHAFLFRQLTEDLTYFTHGTDLDEDSRARFAARGIRVIDTPVTEVVNDEDDALAGVRLADGQVVARRVVAVAAQLQARTQGLEGLGLPVQDLPNMGRGFASGTAGTTEVPGVWVAGNATDLVAQVGASAAAGALAGADINRVLAAADTDAALQGIAEVSPKGATG; the protein is encoded by the coding sequence ATGGCTGTGACGACTCCTGCGTACGCGAGCGACGCACTGGCCGAGGGGACCGTCGACGCGGTGGTGATCGGCGGGGGCGCCGCGGGGCTGAACGGTGCACTGATCCTCGCCCGCTCCCGCCGCTCGGTCGTCGTGATCGACAGCGGCTCCCCGCGCAACGCGCCCGCGGAGGCCGTGCACGGCCTCATCGCCCTGGACGGCACCCCGCCGCCCGAGATCCTTCGGCGGGGCCGGGAGCAGGTGCGCCAGTACGGCGGACGCGTCGTGTTCGGCGAGGTGGTCTCGGCCGAGTCCACCGCCCCGTCGGCGGACGGGGACCTGCGGTTCACCGTCACCCTGGCCGACGGCCGCAGCATCACCGCCCGCCGCATCCTGGTGGCCACCGGCCTCACGGATGTGCTGCCGGAGGTGCCCGGGCTCGCCGCGCACTGGGGACACAGTGTGGTGCACTGCCCGTACTGCCACGGCTGGGAGGTGCGCGATGAGCCCATCGGCATTCTCGCCACCGGCCCGGTCTCCATCGGCCACGCGTTTCTGTTCCGGCAGCTGACCGAGGACCTGACCTACTTCACCCACGGCACCGACCTGGACGAGGACAGCCGCGCCCGTTTCGCCGCCCGCGGCATCCGCGTCATCGACACCCCGGTCACCGAGGTCGTCAACGACGAGGACGATGCCCTCGCCGGGGTGCGCCTGGCCGACGGCCAGGTCGTGGCCCGCCGCGTCGTCGCGGTCGCCGCGCAGCTGCAGGCCCGCACCCAGGGCCTGGAAGGTCTGGGCCTGCCGGTGCAGGACCTGCCGAACATGGGCCGCGGTTTCGCCTCCGGCACGGCCGGCACCACCGAGGTGCCGGGTGTGTGGGTGGCCGGCAACGCCACCGATCTGGTCGCCCAGGTCGGGGCCTCCGCAGCGGCCGGCGCACTGGCCGGCGCCGACATCAACAGGGTGCTGGCCGCCGCGGACACCGACGCGGCCCTCCAGGGGATCGCCGAGGTAAGCCCCAAAGGGGCCACAGGATGA
- a CDS encoding MFS transporter, which translates to MPFLANTPVEKMTGPYARRWWALLVLCLSLLITVMANTSLIVAAPGMTTDLGLSSSDLQWVVDSYTVPYAALMLVLGAIGDKYSRRGALVLGLLIFAGGSVMGSMVDETSLVIVARAIMGVGAAVVMPATLSLVVATFPRSERTKAITAWAATSGLAVAVGPLVSGWLLEDHAWGSTFLINVPIAVLAVFGALALVPPSKAEGMGRIDYVGGLLSMVTVGSLIYAAIEGPHSGWGVGPVTGAVVAGVGLVAFVAWELRHPHPMLDVRKFALRPFSGSMLAVMFFFFGMFAVIYYSTQFLQFVLGYGALDTGVRLLPLGGAVFLGSAVTGVLAPKLGVRVMAVTGLTVGTAGMFLLTQIDKGSTYGDFLAPLMMLGLALGLAISPATDTIMGSFPESELGVGGGVNDTALELGGALGIAVLGSLLGTAYRDELTDLVGNRLPAEAMETAKDSVGAGLAVAERVAQDPSAGPQQAQAAVDAVHQAFAHGVAQTSLIGGIIMAAGTMIVLALLPGRRGFARKSAEPGAGTTASEAATVREHTGSTR; encoded by the coding sequence ATGCCCTTCCTTGCGAACACCCCCGTGGAGAAAATGACCGGGCCTTACGCGCGGCGCTGGTGGGCGCTGCTCGTGCTGTGCCTGAGCCTGCTGATCACCGTGATGGCGAATACGTCGCTGATCGTCGCCGCCCCCGGCATGACCACCGACCTGGGCCTGAGCAGCAGTGATCTGCAGTGGGTCGTCGACAGCTACACCGTTCCGTACGCGGCGCTGATGCTGGTGCTGGGCGCGATCGGGGACAAGTACAGCCGGCGCGGCGCGCTGGTGCTGGGGCTGCTGATCTTCGCCGGCGGTTCGGTGATGGGGAGCATGGTCGACGAGACCTCGCTGGTCATCGTGGCCCGCGCGATCATGGGTGTCGGTGCCGCGGTCGTGATGCCGGCCACGCTGTCCCTGGTGGTCGCGACCTTCCCCCGGAGCGAGCGGACCAAGGCCATCACTGCCTGGGCCGCGACCTCCGGGCTGGCGGTAGCCGTCGGCCCGCTGGTCTCCGGCTGGCTGCTCGAGGACCACGCCTGGGGCTCGACCTTCCTGATCAACGTGCCGATCGCCGTCCTCGCCGTGTTCGGCGCGCTCGCCCTGGTACCGCCGTCCAAGGCGGAGGGCATGGGCCGGATCGACTACGTCGGTGGTCTGCTGTCGATGGTCACCGTCGGCTCCCTGATCTACGCCGCCATCGAGGGCCCGCACTCCGGCTGGGGCGTCGGCCCCGTCACCGGCGCCGTGGTCGCCGGTGTCGGTCTGGTCGCCTTCGTCGCCTGGGAGCTGCGGCACCCGCACCCGATGCTGGATGTCCGAAAGTTCGCGCTGCGGCCCTTCAGCGGCTCGATGCTCGCGGTGATGTTCTTCTTCTTCGGCATGTTCGCCGTGATCTACTACTCGACGCAGTTCCTGCAGTTCGTCCTCGGCTACGGCGCCCTGGACACGGGTGTACGGCTGCTGCCGCTGGGCGGTGCGGTGTTCCTCGGGTCCGCGGTGACCGGGGTGCTCGCCCCGAAGCTGGGGGTGAGGGTGATGGCCGTGACCGGCCTGACCGTCGGCACGGCGGGCATGTTCCTGCTCACCCAGATCGACAAGGGGTCGACGTACGGGGACTTCCTGGCGCCGCTGATGATGCTGGGCCTCGCGCTCGGACTGGCCATCTCCCCGGCGACCGACACGATCATGGGCTCCTTCCCCGAGTCCGAGCTGGGCGTCGGCGGCGGTGTCAACGACACCGCGCTCGAGCTGGGCGGGGCGCTGGGCATCGCGGTGCTGGGCTCGCTGCTTGGCACGGCCTACCGGGACGAGCTGACCGACCTGGTGGGCAACCGGCTCCCGGCGGAGGCGATGGAGACCGCCAAGGACTCGGTCGGCGCCGGCCTGGCCGTCGCGGAGCGGGTCGCGCAGGATCCCTCCGCCGGGCCCCAGCAGGCCCAGGCCGCCGTGGACGCCGTCCACCAGGCCTTCGCCCACGGAGTCGCCCAGACCAGCCTCATCGGCGGGATCATCATGGCCGCCGGAACAATGATCGTCCTCGCGCTCCTGCCGGGCCGGCGCGGGTTCGCGAGGAAGAGCGCCGAGCCGGGGGCCGGGACGACGGCGAGCGAGGCGGCGACTGTGCGGGAGCACACCGGGTCCACCCGCTAG
- a CDS encoding DUF1707 and FHA domain-containing protein has product MTTPFELPANTPRLTDAERDRALVLLREGAAQGRLSHDTFVYRMERALQARRPDELALLTADLRTEGTWTRRVVGAVERMSAFTAKLGRAWSAERLPKLLLPLPGPHPLRIGRDPVNGLRLSHETASRLHAELSMQSGMWILRDLGSTNGTTVNGRRVTGAVVVRSGDVVGFGQMSFRLSHG; this is encoded by the coding sequence GTGACGACCCCTTTCGAGCTTCCGGCGAACACCCCTCGGCTGACCGACGCCGAGCGGGACCGCGCGCTGGTGCTGCTCCGTGAGGGCGCCGCCCAGGGCCGCCTCTCGCACGACACGTTCGTCTACCGGATGGAGCGCGCGCTCCAGGCCCGGCGCCCCGACGAACTCGCCCTGCTCACCGCCGACCTGAGGACCGAGGGCACCTGGACCCGCCGGGTGGTGGGCGCGGTCGAGCGGATGTCCGCGTTCACGGCCAAGCTGGGACGCGCCTGGTCCGCGGAGCGGCTGCCGAAGCTGCTGCTGCCCCTGCCGGGCCCGCACCCCCTGCGCATCGGCCGGGACCCGGTCAACGGCCTCCGCCTCAGCCACGAGACGGCCTCCCGGCTGCACGCCGAACTGTCGATGCAGAGCGGGATGTGGATCCTCCGCGACCTCGGCTCGACGAACGGCACGACGGTCAACGGCCGCCGGGTGACCGGCGCGGTGGTCGTACGGTCGGGCGACGTGGTCGGCTTCGGCCAGATGTCGTTCCGGCTGTCGCACGGGTAG
- a CDS encoding GNAT family N-acetyltransferase: MTTSSSSTTNYPHGLVIRPLAGPEELDLFLRLTYSLDHELADDLATGRRVPEWMWVALDGDRLLGRLSWWTNAAGGAPEQFDFFDLAPELSEEERAAVGLRLLETATAAVIPAGTQRPEFCRFMPADWREIPETRSLLESVFGALVATGARPLVERLRLEWRPGTPVPEPKGRLEFRPVRDREDLVALMTPVMEGTLDAHGQADLASGLSAREAAELHYDEEFAHYSSPREWWQVAQLPETGEPVGFVVPARNNYHHTIAYIGVLPAHRGHGYIDDILAEGTRILAAADVPRIRAATDLGNVPMAASFARAGYVTFERAINYVWDTPGVAGS; encoded by the coding sequence GTGACCACGTCTTCTTCGAGCACCACCAACTACCCGCACGGCCTCGTCATACGTCCGCTCGCCGGACCCGAGGAACTCGACCTGTTCCTCCGCCTCACCTACTCGCTCGACCACGAGCTCGCCGACGACCTCGCCACCGGCCGCCGCGTCCCCGAGTGGATGTGGGTCGCCCTCGACGGCGACCGGCTCCTCGGCCGGCTCTCCTGGTGGACGAACGCGGCCGGCGGCGCCCCAGAGCAGTTCGACTTCTTCGACCTCGCCCCGGAGCTGTCGGAGGAGGAGCGCGCCGCGGTCGGTCTGCGGCTTCTGGAGACCGCCACGGCCGCCGTGATCCCGGCGGGCACGCAGCGTCCGGAGTTCTGCCGCTTCATGCCTGCGGACTGGCGTGAGATTCCGGAGACCCGGTCCCTCCTGGAGTCCGTCTTCGGCGCCCTTGTGGCGACGGGGGCTCGTCCGCTCGTCGAGCGGCTGCGTCTGGAGTGGCGTCCCGGCACCCCCGTACCGGAGCCGAAGGGCCGTCTGGAGTTCCGCCCGGTGCGGGACCGCGAGGACCTGGTCGCGCTGATGACGCCGGTCATGGAGGGCACGCTCGACGCGCACGGCCAGGCCGATCTGGCCTCCGGCCTGTCGGCGCGCGAGGCCGCGGAGCTGCACTACGACGAGGAGTTCGCCCACTACTCCTCGCCGCGGGAGTGGTGGCAGGTGGCCCAGCTGCCGGAGACCGGGGAGCCGGTCGGCTTCGTCGTCCCCGCGAGGAACAACTACCACCACACGATCGCGTACATCGGCGTGCTGCCCGCCCACCGCGGCCACGGCTACATCGACGACATCCTGGCCGAGGGCACGCGGATCCTCGCCGCCGCCGACGTCCCCCGGATCCGGGCGGCGACGGACCTGGGCAATGTCCCGATGGCGGCGTCGTTCGCCCGTGCGGGCTACGTCACGTTCGAGCGGGCGATCAACTACGTGTGGGACACACCAGGCGTGGCGGGTTCCTGA
- the treZ gene encoding malto-oligosyltrehalose trehalohydrolase — protein sequence MLFEVWAPNARDRVTLELNGSAHPLERDAEREGWWTSVVPAEDGDRYGFSLDGGHLLPDPRSRRQPDGPDGLSAVVDHSAYVWRNESPKLRLRSAVLYELHLGTFTPEGTLDAAAARLGELAGLGITHVELMPLCPFPGVRGWGYDGVAPWAVHEPYGGPEALKRFTDAAHGLGMGVVLDVVHNHLGPDGNHLPSFGPYFTETHHTPWGAAVNLDAPGSDEVRAYFRGSALAWLRDYRIDGLRLDAVHALADTRALTFLEELSAAVDELAKEQGRPHFLIAESDLADPRTTTPRALGGIGIHAQWNDDFHHSLHTALTGESQGYYADFARAPMAALAKTLTHVFFHDGTYSAFRGRRHGRPVDRERTPAHRFLGYAQTHDQIGNRALGDRLSASLSPGLLACAATLVLTGPSVPMLFMGEEWGARTPWQYFTDHTDPELAEAVRRGRRREFAEHGWDENEVPDPQEAATRDRSVLDRAERERDPHKRLLAWYRQLIALRRTLPDLTDPDLAGVKVAFDEEARWLVFRRGVLRVAVNLGKEPAVIPLGSNGRDQVLAAWEPVETPAVDGVLRLPGESAVVLTDG from the coding sequence GTGCTCTTCGAGGTGTGGGCGCCGAACGCCCGTGACCGGGTGACGCTGGAGCTGAACGGCTCCGCGCATCCCCTGGAGCGGGACGCCGAGCGGGAGGGCTGGTGGACGAGTGTCGTACCCGCCGAGGACGGCGACCGGTACGGCTTCTCGCTCGACGGAGGGCACCTGCTGCCCGACCCGCGCTCCCGCCGGCAGCCCGACGGTCCCGACGGGCTGAGCGCGGTCGTCGACCACTCCGCGTACGTCTGGCGGAACGAGTCCCCGAAGCTGCGGCTCCGCAGCGCCGTCCTGTACGAGCTGCACCTCGGCACCTTCACCCCGGAGGGCACCCTGGACGCGGCGGCCGCGCGCCTCGGGGAACTCGCGGGCCTCGGCATCACCCATGTGGAGCTGATGCCGCTGTGTCCGTTCCCCGGGGTGCGGGGCTGGGGGTACGACGGGGTGGCGCCGTGGGCGGTGCACGAGCCGTACGGCGGCCCCGAGGCCCTGAAGCGGTTCACGGACGCGGCGCACGGGCTCGGCATGGGCGTGGTCCTGGACGTGGTGCACAACCACCTGGGGCCCGACGGCAACCATCTCCCGTCCTTCGGCCCGTACTTCACGGAGACCCACCACACGCCGTGGGGCGCGGCGGTGAACCTGGACGCGCCCGGCTCGGACGAGGTCCGGGCGTACTTCCGGGGCAGCGCGCTCGCCTGGCTGCGGGACTACCGGATCGACGGGCTGCGGCTCGACGCCGTGCACGCCCTCGCCGACACCCGGGCACTGACCTTCCTGGAGGAGCTGTCGGCGGCCGTCGACGAGCTGGCGAAGGAGCAGGGCCGCCCGCACTTCCTGATCGCCGAGTCCGATCTCGCCGACCCGCGCACGACCACCCCGCGCGCGCTCGGCGGCATCGGGATCCACGCCCAGTGGAACGACGACTTCCACCACTCCCTGCACACCGCCCTGACCGGTGAGTCCCAGGGCTACTACGCGGACTTCGCGCGCGCCCCCATGGCCGCGCTCGCGAAGACGCTCACCCACGTCTTCTTCCACGACGGCACCTACTCGGCCTTCCGGGGGCGCCGGCACGGGCGTCCGGTGGACCGGGAGCGCACCCCCGCCCATCGTTTCCTCGGGTACGCGCAGACCCATGACCAGATCGGCAACCGGGCCCTGGGCGACCGTCTTTCGGCCTCCCTCTCCCCCGGTCTGCTCGCCTGCGCGGCGACCCTCGTCCTCACCGGCCCCTCGGTGCCGATGCTCTTCATGGGCGAGGAGTGGGGGGCGAGGACGCCCTGGCAGTACTTCACCGACCACACCGACCCGGAGCTCGCGGAGGCCGTACGGCGGGGCAGGCGGCGGGAGTTCGCGGAGCACGGCTGGGACGAGAACGAGGTCCCCGACCCGCAGGAGGCCGCCACCCGCGACCGTTCGGTCCTCGACCGGGCCGAGCGCGAGCGGGACCCGCACAAGCGGCTGCTCGCCTGGTACCGCCAGCTCATCGCGCTGCGCCGCACCCTGCCCGACCTGACCGACCCGGACCTGGCGGGCGTGAAGGTGGCCTTCGACGAGGAGGCCCGCTGGCTGGTCTTCCGCCGCGGGGTCCTGCGGGTGGCGGTCAACCTCGGCAAGGAGCCGGCCGTGATCCCGCTCGGCTCCAACGGCCGCGACCAGGTCCTGGCGGCGTGGGAGCCGGTCGAGACCCCCGCGGTGGACGGGGTCCTGCGGCTCCCCGGCGAGTCGGCGGTCGTCCTGACGGACGGCTGA